In one Pseudoliparis swirei isolate HS2019 ecotype Mariana Trench chromosome 23, NWPU_hadal_v1, whole genome shotgun sequence genomic region, the following are encoded:
- the ubald2 gene encoding UBA-like domain-containing protein 2 produces the protein MSVNMDELRRQVMINQFVLTAACAADQAKQLLQAAHWQFETALSSFFQEANIPGHHHQMMCTPRNTPATPPNFPDAITMFSKLRASDCGSSSSPPASSSSSFWASSPPGHQPAWLSPSSPTGHHFHMPQTPTWPPGAAQTPGAQQAPVVSALHGQR, from the exons ATGTCGGTGAACATGGACGAGCTGCGGCGCCAGGTCATGATCAACCAGTTCGTGCTGACGGCGGCATGCGCGGCGGACCAGGCGAAGCAGCTCCTGCAAGCGGCCCACTGGCAGTTTGAG ACGGCGCTCAGCTCCTTCTTCCAGGAGGCCAACATCCCCGGTCACCACCACCAGATG ATGTGCACTCCCAGGAACACGCCCGCCACGCCGCCAAACTTCCCGGACGCCATCACCATGTTCTCCAAGCTGCGTGCGTCCGactgtggctcctcctcctcccccccggcctcctcctcctcctccttctgggcCTCCTCGCCGCCCGGCCACCAGCCGGCCTGGCTGTCCCCGTCGTCGCCCACGGGCCACCACTTCCACATGCCACAGACGCCCACGTGGCCCCCCGGAGCCGCCCAGACCCCCGGAGCCCAGCAGGCCCCCGTCGTGTCTGCGCTGCACGGCcagagatga
- the foxj1a gene encoding LOW QUALITY PROTEIN: forkhead box protein J1-A (The sequence of the model RefSeq protein was modified relative to this genomic sequence to represent the inferred CDS: deleted 1 base in 1 codon), which produces MLSLSCTDPWPEGSVGLEEEEVVTAAAQAEERDNNSNNNNNNININNSLCSSVTLDDSLTSLQWLQEFSILGANVPPRAHHQQHLFGQHRPPGADAPASPLAADPASIGGPLTPGKPTAAAYSRMQCLPGIVAHGHCPDEVDYKTNGRIKPPYSYATLICMAMQSGKSGKSGKTTLSCIYHWITDNFCYYRHADPTWQNSIRHNLSLNKCFIKVPRQKDEPGKGGFWKIDPQYAERLLSGAYKKRRMPPVQINPALQSRLRLNLQPRSGAGAQSGLGINPEAQRLLREFEEATGGDQNWDPHLAEGTMLGSWPVVRGRLGHKRKLGSRNGGAKAPRRSSSPLLSTDEQKEIGPLKGDFDWDALLDSALNGELSLDEGDPLSPIMQEEDMTVRGTHISPADLHVLAETQRNTDGSDFDEETFLATAFLESPWPEEEEEQGRSDFLCGSSVNLDQLFDLGDPLGGDPSARIDALL; this is translated from the exons ATGCTGTCGCTGAGCTGCACCGACCCGTGGCCTGAGGGCTCCGtggggctggaggaggaggaggtggtgaccGCGGCCGCGCAGGCGGAGGAGCgggacaacaacagcaacaacaacaacaacaacatcaacatcaacaacagcCTCTGCAGCTCCGTGACCCTGGACGACAGCCTCACCAGCCTGCAGTGGCTGCAGGAGTTCTCCATCCTCGGCGCCAACGTGCCGCCGCGCGcgcaccaccagcagcacctgtTCGGCCAGCACCGGCCGCCGGGCGCCGACGCGCCGGCCTCTCCGCTGGCCGCGGACCCCGCCTCCATCGGCGGGCCCCTGACCCCGGGGAAGCCCACGGCGGCGGCCTACAGCCGGATGCAGTGCCTGCCGGGCATCGTGGCGCACGGGCACTGCCCCGACGAGGTGGACTACAAAACCAACGGGCGCATCAAGCCGCCGTACTCGTACGCGACGCTCATCTGCATGGCGATGCAGAGCGGCAAGAGCGGCAAGAGCGGCAAGACGACGCTGTCCTGCATCTACCACTGGATCACCGACAACTTCTGCTACTACCGACACGCCGACCCTACCTGGCAG aACTCCATCAGACACAACCTGTCCCTCAACAAGTGCTTCATCAAGGTTCCGCGGCAGAAGGACGAGCCGGGGAAAGGTGGGTTCTGGAAGATCGACCCGCAGTACGCCGAGCGCCTCCTGAGCGGCGCCTACAAGAAGAGGCGGATGCCGCCGGTCCAGATCAACCCGGCGCTGCAGAGCCGGCTCCGGTTGAACCTCCAGCCCCGGTCC GGAGCGGGGGCTCAGAGCGGCCTGGGCATCAACCCCGAGGCCCAGAGGCTCCTCCGGGAGTTCGAAGAGGCGACCGGCGGCGACCAGAACTGGGACCCTCATCTGGCCGAGGGGACCATGCTGGGGTCCTGGCCCGTGGTGCGAGGACGACTCGGGCACAAGAGGAAGTTGGGCTCCAGAAACGGCGGCGCCAAAGCCCCGCGGCGCTCCAGCTCCCCGCTGCTCTCCACGGACGAGCAGAAGGAGATCGGACCTCTGAAGGGCGACTTCGACTGGGACGCCTTGCTGGACTCGGCCCTCAACGGGGAGCTCAGCCTGGACGAAGGAGACCCTCTGAGCCCCATcatgcaggaggaggacatgacagTGCGGGGGACCCACATCTCTCCCGCCGACCTCCACGTGTTGGCGGAGACGCAGAGGAATACCGACGGGTCGGACTTTGACGAGGAGACCTTCCTCGCCACCGCCTTCCTGGAGAGCCCCTggccggaggaagaggaggagcaaggccGCAGTGACTTCCTCTGCGGCTCCTCCGTGAACTTGGACCAGCTGTTTGACCTCGGAGACCCGCTGGGCGGAGACCCGAGCGCCCGGATCGACGCCCTCCTCTGA